Proteins encoded together in one Lathyrus oleraceus cultivar Zhongwan6 chromosome 5, CAAS_Psat_ZW6_1.0, whole genome shotgun sequence window:
- the LOC127085538 gene encoding clustered mitochondria protein has product MAGKSNKGRNRKGSHPAAVAASSVVEESVQSDVAPTDNVEAVTAVAESATTDAAEVAAVGDATIVSSEANVKEAEKDGNQPKQGDLQLYPVSVKTQNGDKLELQLNPGDSVMDIRQFLLDAPETCFITCYDLLLLTKDGSTHHMEDYNEISEVADITTGGCSLEMVPAFYDDRSIRAHVHRTRELLSLSNLHASLSTSLALQNEIAQNKAANSGDTVKTEVPELDGLGYMEDISGSLSNLLSSPLKDIKCVESIVFSSFNPPPSYRRLVGDLIYLDVITLEGNKYSITGSTKLFYVNSSSANTLDPRPSKATSEATTLVALLQKISPRFKKAFREILEGRASAHPFENVQSLLPPNSWLGLHPISDHRRDASRAENALTLLYGSEPIGMQRDWNEELQSCREFSHTTPQERILRDRALYKVTSDFVDAAINGATGVISGCIPPINPTDPECFHMYVHNNIFFSFAIDADLDKLSKKHTDGNSKTSCTGTLQNSLDKASCVRPHGDSPVSNGGKDDSSSLEDYNSTEITQDVSPEAQLAENEQATYASANNDLKGTKAYQEADVPGLYNLAMAIIDYRGHRVVAQSVLPGILQGDKSDSLLYGSVDNGKKISWNEDFHTKVSDAAKRLHLKEHSVLDGSGNVFKLAAPVECKGIVGGDDRHYLLDLLRVTPRDANYSGPGSRFCILRPELINAFCQVQATEASKSKEINSQGEENTSTDSQNATDADKPEEKTEDVKEHASASSEVSVSKEDIVFNPNVFTEFKLAGSPEEIAADEDNVRKVSQYLTDVVLPKFVQDLCTLEVSPMDGQTLTEALHACGINVRYIGKVAEGTKHLPHLWDLCNNEIVVRSAKHAIKDLLRDTEDHDLAAAISHFLNCLFGNCHAFGGKLITNLTQSRTPKKEHAGHRSSGKNSKGHARWNGKASLRKTQPSYMNMSSDTLWAEIKEFAMVKYEFELPEDARSRVKKISVIRNLCLKVGITVAARKYDLSSPTPFQTSDVFDLRPVVKHSVPSCSEAKELVETGKLQLAEGMLGEAYTLFSEAFSILQQVTGPMHREVANCCRYLAMVLYHAGDMAGAIMQQHKELIINERCLGLDHPDTAHSYGNMALFYHGLNQTELALRHMSRALLLLSLSSGPDHPDVAATFINVAMMYQDIGKMNTALRYLQEALKKNERLLGEQHIQTAVCYHALAIAFNCMGAFKLSHQHEKKTYDILVKQLGEEDSRTRDSQNWMNTFKMRELQLNAQKQKGQALNAASAQKAIDILKAHPDLIHAFQAAAVAGGSGSSGAATNKSLNAAMIGEAPSRGRGIDERAVRAAAEVRKKAAARGLLVRPHGVPVQAVPPLTQLLNIINSSTTPDAADNGNADGAAKEQDVAKKEANGSQNEVNGPPSVDSTDAEKSVPVQEQAPVGLGKGLSSLDTKKQKSKPKAGA; this is encoded by the exons ATGGCTGGAAAATCGAACAAGGGGAGGAACAGAAAAGGGTCACATCCTGCTGCCGTTGCTGCCTCGAGTGTTGTGGAAGAGTCTGTTCAATCTGATGTTGCGCCGACTGATAACGTGGAAGCTGTTACAGCCGTTGCAGAGTCTGCTACAACTGATGCAGCAGAAGTTGCAGCAGTAGGTGATGCAACTATTGTGAGTTCAGAGGCGAACGTGAAAGAAGCTGAGAAAGATGGGAATCAACCAAAGCAAG GTGATCTTCAACTATACCCTGTTTCTGTCAAAACTCAAAATGGGGACAAACTTGAGCTTCAG TTGAATCCAGGAGACTCTGTGATGGATATAAGACAGTTCCTTCTTGATGCTCCCGAGACATGTTTTATTACATGCTACGACTTGCTTCTGCTCACAAAAGATGGATCCACTCATCATATGGAAGATTATAATGAAATTTCTGAGGTAGCTGATATTACTACCGGTGGTTGCTCCTTGGAAATGGTTCCTG CATTTTATGATGATAGATCTATAAGGGCTCATGTTCATCGTACAAGAGAATTGCTTTCCCTTTCTAACCTCCATGCTTCACTATCAACTTCACTTGCCCTACAGAATGAGATAGCACAAAATAAAGCTGCAAATTCGGGAG ATACCGTGAAGACTGAGGTTCCCGAGCTTGATGGACTTGGTTATATGGAAGACATATCTGGCTCATTGAGTAATTTGTTATCATCCCCATTGAAGGATATTAAATGTGTAGAGAGCATAGTTTTTTCATCATTCAATCCTCCTCCAAGCTATCGAAG GCTTGTTGGAGATTTGATTTATTTGGATGTAATAACTCTTGAGGGAAATAAATATTCTATTACTGGAAGCACAAAATTGTTTTATGTCAACTCAAGCTCGGCAAACACTCTCGATCCAAGGCCAAGTAAGGCTACTTCTGAAGCAACGACGCTTGTTGCTCTCTTGCAGAAGATTAGCCCCAGGTTCAAAAAAG CATTCCGAGAAATATTGGAAGGCAGGGCTTCCGCCCATCCTTTTGAAAATGTCCAGTCATTGTTGCCACCTAATTCTTGGCTTGGCTTGCACCCGATTTCTG ACCACAGACGTGATGCTTCTAGGGCTGAGAATGCCTTGACTCTTCTATATGGAAGCGAGCCAATTGGCATGCAACGAGACTGGAATGAGGAGCTGCAATCCTGTCGTGAATTTTCTCATACAACTCCACAGGAGAG GATCTTGCGTGATAGGGCACTTTATAAAGTGACATCAGACTTTGTTGATGCAGCCATTAATGGTGCTACTGGAGTGATCAGTGGCTGTATTCCTCCAATAAATCCAACTGATCCAGAATGCTTTCACAT GTACGTGCACAACAATATTTTCTTTAGTTTTGCTATTGATGCTGACCTTGATAAGCTGTCGAAGAAACACACAGATGGTAATTCAAAAACAAGCTGCACAGGCACTTTGCAAAATTCTTTGGATAAAGCTTCTTGTGTCCGACCTCATGGAGACAGTCCGGTTTCCAATGGGGGGAAAGATGACAGTTCAAGTTTGGAAGATTATAATAGCACAGAAATCACTCAAGACGTTTCTCCTGAAGCTCAGCTGGCTGAGAATGAGCAAGCCACATATGCTTCTGCAAACAATGATTTGAAGGGCACCAAGGCTTACCAGGAAGCTGATGTCCCCGGGCTTTACAATCTTGCCATGGCAATAATTGACTACAGGGGTCACAGAGTGGTAGCTCAG AGTGTTTTGCCAGGCATTCTTCAAGGGGACAAGTCAGACTCCCTCTTGTATGGCTCTGTTGACAATGGAAAGAAAATTAGCTGGAATGAAGACTTTCACACTAAG GTGTCAGATGCTGCCAAACGCCTTCATCTGAAGGAACATTCAGTCCTTGATGGATCTGGAAATGTTTTCAAATTAGCTGCACCGGTAGAATGCAAGGGGATTGTTGGTGGTGATGACCG GCATTATCTTCTTGATTTGTTGAGGGTGACTCCTCGGGATGCCAACTATAGTGGACCCGGTTCTCGATTTTGTATCTTGAGACCAGAATTAATCAATGCCTTTTGCCAG GTCCAGGCAACTGAGGCATCCAAGTCTAAGGAAATAAATTCTCAAGGGGAAGAGAACACGTCCACTGATTCTCAAAATGCCACTGATGCTGACAAGCCA GAAGAAAAAACTGAGGATGTTAAAGAGCATGCATCTGCATCTAGTGAAGTTTCTGTTTCTAAGGAGGATATTGTATTCAATCCTAATGTCTTCACTGAATTCAAATTGGCTGGGAGTCCAGAG GAAATAGCAGCTGATGAAGATAATGTGAGGAAAGTTAGTCAATATCTTACTGATGTTGTACTTCCAAAGTTTGTACAAGACCTATGCACACTAGAAGTTTCACCTATGGATGGCCAGACACTTACAGAAGCACTCCACGCTTGTGGTATTAATGTTCGCTATATTGGCAAG GTGGCTGAGGGAACTAAACATCTACCTCATCTGTGGGATCTTTGTAATAATGAGATTGTTGTCAGATCAGCAAAGCATGCTATCAAG GACTTGTTGAGAGACACAGAGGACCATGATCTTGCAGCGGCAATATCCCATTTCTTGAACTGCCTATTTGGAAATTGTCATGCTTTTGGTGGAAAATTAATTACTAATCTCACACAGTCCAGAACTCCTAAGAAG GAACATGCAGGGCATCGGTCTTCAGGAAAGAATTCCAAGGGACACGCACGATGGAATGGCAAGGCATCTTTAAGAAAGACTCAACCTTCATATATGAATATGAGCTCTGACACTCTTTGGGCAGAGATTAAAGAATTCGCAATGGTCAAATATGAG TTTGAGTTGCCAGAAGATGCAAGGTCACGTGTTAAGAAAATTTCTGTTATTCGTAATCTCTGCCTGAAG GTTGGTATAACCGTAGCAGCACGTAAATATGATCTTAGTTCTCCAACACCATTCCAAACTTCAGATGTATTTGATCTCCGTCCCGTGGTCAAGCATTCAGTTCCTTCATGCTCTGAAGCCAAGGAGCTTGTGGAAACTGGAAAACTTCAATTGGCTGAG GGCATGCTCGGTGAAGCCTACACTTTATTTTCAGAGGCATTTTCCATTTTACAACAG GTTACTGGTCCCATGCACCGGGAGGTTGCTAATTGCTGTCG GTATCTTGCAATGGTTTTGTATCATGCTGGAGATATGGCTGGCGCTATTATGCAACAACATAAGGAGCTAATTATAAATGAGCGTTGTCTTGGTCTAGATCATCCTGACACTGCTCACAG CTATGGAAATATGGCTCTGTTCTACCATGGACTTAACCAGACAGAACTTGCTCTTCGCCATATGTCACGTGCTTTGCTTTTGTTAAGTTTGTCATCAGGGCCAGATCATCCCGATGTAGCAGCAACTTTCATAAATGTGGCAATGATGTATCAGGATATAGGAAAGATGAACACAGCTCTTCGTTATCTGCAAGAAGCTTTAAAGAAAAACGAAAGGCTTCTTGGCGAGCAACATATTCAAACAGCTGTTTGTTATCATGCACTTGCCATTGCATTTAATTGTATGGGTGCTTTCAAGCTCTCTCACCAG CACGAGAAAAAAACATATGATATACTTGTTAAACAACTTGGTGAAGAGGATTCTAGGACTCGGGACTCGCAAAACTGGATGAATACATTTAAGATGCGGGAGCTACAG TTGAATGCTCAGAAGCAAAAAGGTCAGGCTCTGAATGCAGCTTCAGCTCAGAAGGCTATTGATATTTTGAAG GCTCATCCTGATTTGATACATGCATTCCAAGCTGCTGCAGTTGCTGGGGGATCTGGAAGTTCAGGCGCAGCTACCAACAAATCCCTCAATGCTGCAATGATAGGTGAAGCTCCCTCCAGAGGAAGGGGAATTGATGAAAGGGCTGTACGAGCTGCGGCCGAAGTCAGAAAGAAAGCTGCAGCAAGGGGTCTCTTAGTGCGTCCTCATGGTGTACCAGTTCAGGCAGTGCCGCCCCTTACACAACTTTTGAACATCATAAATTCGAGCACGACTCCTGATGCTGCAGACAATGGGAATGCAGATGGAGCAGCAAAGGAACAAGATGTAGCAAAGAAGGAAGCAAATGGATCCCAAAACGAAGTAAACGGCCCTCCATCAGTTGATTCAACTGATGCTGAAAAAAGTGTGCCTGTGCAAGAACAGGCCCCAGTTGGACTTGGCAAGGGGTTATCATCCCTGGATACTAAGAAACAAAAATCAAAACCAAAGGCCGGGGCTTAA